ATCAGCATAAAAGCGCCATTCACTACATCTGTTTCTGAAGTTTGAAACTCCTCCACCCAATCTTTACGCTGTACATCGGTAAGGCGCGATTTGGAAAAATATTTGGCCAGGCCTGTCATCTTAAAAAGTATTCCCCATGGTTTCGTAAAACCATGCTTTGATTCGGCAAGGAAACGGCCGTCCGGGGTTATCATCCGTACTCCCATGCCCCCGGCGTCCAAATGCATGTCCATAAATTCCAATGCCTTCTCAAAAGTTTTTTTGCCTGTAATTGTATCCGCACTGACTACTAAAATATACTCTCCGGTAGTTTCCTTAATACCCTGGTTATATGCTTTTGCTAACCCCTGGTTGCTGGTGTTGGCAATTAACTTAACTTCAGGAAACTCATTGTTTAGCATCTCTACAGATCTGTCTGTCGAGGCGTTATCCACCACAAAAACCTCGTAATTGATGCCTGCAGCGGCCCTAACAACCGAATCAATTGCAATCCGGAGCATATTACAAGTATTGTAGTTTACAAAAATGACAGATAGTTTCATACCTTACTTTGACAATGAATTTTCATACGGAACACGTGTAGCTATAGACCGCCCCAGGGTGATCTCATCTACGTACTCCAATTCACCTCCAAAGGCTATGCCACGGGCTATGGTTGATATGGTAATGTGGAAAGATTTTATACGTTTGTTTAAATAAAATAAAGTGGTATCGCCCTCCATGGTGGCGCTAAGGGCAAAAATAATCTCTTTGGCTTCGTTTTCCTTTAATCGCTCAACCAAAGTATCTACCTGCAAATCCGATGGCCCTACCCCATCCATTGGCGATATTAAGCCACCTAACACGTGATATACGCCATTGTACTGGTTGGTATTTTCAATAGCCATTACATCGCGGGTATCCTCTACAACGCAAATAAGGCTGCGGTCGCGCTTGTGCGACGAGCAAATTTCGCACACGGCATGGTCGGATATGTTATGGCAAACCGAGCAAAACATAATCTCGTTACGCAGCTTGCTCACGGTGGTGCTAAATCGTT
The genomic region above belongs to Mucilaginibacter sp. KACC 22773 and contains:
- a CDS encoding glycosyltransferase family 2 protein — protein: MLRIAIDSVVRAAAGINYEVFVVDNASTDRSVEMLNNEFPEVKLIANTSNQGLAKAYNQGIKETTGEYILVVSADTITGKKTFEKALEFMDMHLDAGGMGVRMITPDGRFLAESKHGFTKPWGILFKMTGLAKYFSKSRLTDVQRKDWVEEFQTSETDVVNGAFMLMRKEAIDKTGLFDERFHTYGYDIDLSYRIRLAGFKNYYFPKTYIINFNSRNNVKFSWDYLKEFYGAMIIFAAKYLFKVPEIKVEGLPQLFPSTYEVK
- the recR gene encoding recombination mediator RecR, whose product is MNFSSKLLENAVAEFAKLPGVGQKTALRLVLHLLNKDKQDVERFSTTVSKLRNEIMFCSVCHNISDHAVCEICSSHKRDRSLICVVEDTRDVMAIENTNQYNGVYHVLGGLISPMDGVGPSDLQVDTLVERLKENEAKEIIFALSATMEGDTTLFYLNKRIKSFHITISTIARGIAFGGELEYVDEITLGRSIATRVPYENSLSK